A single window of Candidatus Nezhaarchaeales archaeon DNA harbors:
- a CDS encoding BTAD domain-containing putative transcriptional regulator gives MDGFMMLSSSDKLQERNLALRLSKLLSNFIPGYNPYDYEGRVIVEVAAEDAKSYFKALKYERGLRVWSGDAIAEWLELWVYKWRERVKLVFDKRFTAIFDKQRELVRETEGLWRALPYREELKELVILALIEVGEFCFTDLVAENIIRSELHAYKKRFKSEEAVLLHLSISPLKFAKNLMRRAKDLKHWRGPLVMFKVDSKILQGATGRIVNRIREANHYALFEF, from the coding sequence GTGGATGGGTTTATGATGTTATCCTCCAGCGATAAGCTTCAAGAGCGAAACCTAGCTTTAAGGCTGTCAAAGCTACTGTCTAACTTCATCCCCGGCTATAACCCTTACGACTATGAAGGGCGGGTTATAGTCGAAGTGGCGGCGGAGGATGCTAAAAGCTACTTTAAAGCGTTAAAATATGAGCGGGGGTTAAGGGTTTGGAGTGGAGACGCTATTGCCGAATGGTTAGAGCTATGGGTGTATAAGTGGCGTGAACGGGTTAAGCTGGTTTTTGATAAAAGGTTTACAGCCATCTTCGATAAGCAGAGGGAGCTAGTAAGGGAGACGGAGGGTTTATGGAGGGCGTTACCATACCGTGAAGAGCTTAAGGAGCTGGTAATCCTAGCCCTCATAGAGGTTGGTGAATTCTGCTTTACCGATCTAGTAGCGGAGAACATTATTCGAAGCGAGCTCCATGCCTATAAGAAGCGGTTTAAAAGCGAAGAAGCAGTTCTACTCCACCTTTCAATTAGCCCATTAAAATTCGCTAAAAACCTTATGAGGAGGGCTAAGGATTTAAAGCATTGGCGAGGCCCACTAGTTATGTTTAAAGTTGATAGTAAGATACTTCAGGGAGCTACTGGGAGGATCGTTAATAGGATACGTGAAGCTAACCACTACGCCCTATTCGAATTTTAA
- the radA gene encoding DNA repair and recombination protein RadA, with product MSKTERIEKLTDLPGVGPATAEKLEAAGYTTLESIAVAPAHQLAAITGLPLTTAQRIIQAALQSLDLTFKTAEEVYQARLRVFKITTNSKALDSLLSGGVETSSITEFYGEFGTGKTQICHQLCVNVQLPPERGGLSGRAIYIDSEGTFRPERIIQMAKALGLDEREALRNITYARAFNSDHQMLLVDKVKELAPKENVKLLVVDSVTGHFRAEYPGREALAARQQKLNRHLHDLARLADAFGIAVVVTNQVMARPEVFFGEATTAVGGHVLAHAPGARIWLRKSKGERRIAKLVDSPHLPEGEVVFAITENGIKDTEG from the coding sequence ATGTCGAAGACCGAGAGGATTGAGAAGCTTACCGATCTACCCGGCGTAGGCCCAGCTACCGCTGAGAAGCTTGAGGCAGCTGGCTATACGACACTTGAAAGTATAGCTGTTGCACCTGCACACCAGCTAGCCGCGATAACAGGCCTACCGTTAACCACGGCTCAAAGGATTATACAAGCGGCCCTACAAAGCCTTGACCTAACATTTAAGACTGCTGAAGAAGTCTACCAGGCGAGGTTAAGGGTCTTCAAGATAACCACGAATAGTAAAGCTTTAGATTCACTTCTAAGTGGGGGCGTTGAAACATCGAGTATAACGGAGTTCTACGGCGAGTTCGGAACCGGTAAAACGCAGATATGCCATCAGCTATGCGTAAACGTCCAACTACCGCCTGAACGTGGCGGTTTAAGCGGTAGAGCCATCTACATAGATAGCGAGGGTACGTTTAGGCCTGAACGCATTATACAGATGGCTAAAGCGCTAGGATTAGATGAACGGGAAGCGCTACGCAACATTACGTACGCCCGCGCCTTTAACAGCGACCATCAGATGCTACTAGTCGATAAGGTTAAGGAGCTAGCCCCCAAAGAGAACGTAAAGCTACTAGTCGTCGATAGTGTAACAGGCCACTTCAGGGCCGAATACCCGGGGCGTGAAGCGTTAGCCGCTAGGCAGCAGAAGCTTAATAGGCATCTACACGACCTAGCAAGGTTAGCGGACGCCTTCGGTATAGCCGTCGTCGTAACCAACCAAGTTATGGCTAGGCCCGAAGTATTCTTCGGTGAAGCTACCACCGCCGTTGGAGGACACGTACTAGCGCATGCCCCAGGCGCGCGTATATGGCTACGTAAGAGTAAGGGTGAACGCCGTATAGCTAAACTAGTCGATAGCCCCCACCTACCGGAGGGTGAAGTAGTCTTCGCCATAACGGAGAACGGGATTAAGGACACTGAAGGATGA
- a CDS encoding biotin/lipoate A/B protein ligase family protein: MDRCMRLIVHGPLRGSENMAIDEAILTLRPKLGLDTLRLYMWKPSAVSIGYAQSVEEAVNLEGVKRRGYDLVRRITGGGALLHAEGLELTYSVVIHENFPGLPRDLFSSSIAIATGLVYGLRNLGLNANVRGTHDSDRAELCYLRGGGSDVLVNGRKISGSAQRRTGKALLQHGTLLLGLDPEAWLDTIKVPPGFKANNFKLRMTTIGWELGRCRLNEVINAVVKGFSEALNVKLVEEGLNEEELKLAEALKRKYESRDWTFQAGKR; the protein is encoded by the coding sequence TTGGATAGGTGTATGAGGCTAATCGTTCATGGGCCGTTGAGAGGCTCGGAGAACATGGCTATCGACGAAGCCATACTTACGCTTCGCCCTAAACTAGGCTTAGATACGTTAAGACTCTACATGTGGAAGCCGTCAGCGGTTAGTATTGGCTATGCTCAAAGCGTAGAGGAAGCGGTTAACCTTGAAGGCGTTAAGAGGCGTGGTTACGACCTCGTTAGGAGGATAACCGGCGGTGGAGCATTACTCCACGCCGAAGGCTTAGAGCTTACCTATAGCGTAGTGATCCATGAGAATTTCCCAGGCTTACCTAGGGATTTGTTCTCCTCCTCAATAGCCATAGCTACGGGGCTAGTCTACGGTTTAAGGAACCTAGGTTTAAACGCGAACGTTAGAGGTACTCACGATTCGGATAGGGCTGAATTATGCTATTTAAGGGGCGGTGGAAGCGACGTACTAGTAAACGGTAGGAAGATTTCGGGTAGCGCGCAGAGGAGAACCGGGAAGGCCTTGCTTCAGCACGGTACGCTACTACTAGGCCTAGACCCTGAAGCTTGGCTTGACACTATTAAGGTGCCTCCTGGCTTTAAGGCTAACAACTTCAAGCTACGGATGACCACTATTGGTTGGGAGCTTGGACGATGCCGTTTAAACGAAGTCATAAACGCCGTGGTGAAAGGGTTTAGTGAAGCGTTAAACGTTAAACTGGTGGAGGAAGGGTTGAACGAGGAGGAGCTTAAACTAGCTGAAGCACTTAAACGTAAGTATGAAAGCCGGGATTGGACGTTTCAAGCTGGAAAAAGGTAG
- a CDS encoding DUF998 domain-containing protein, producing MRKVNGRIAGALIFVGVAQFILSMLIAECLYPNYSVSENYISDLGRLSAASAPIFNSSIVILGLTVVTGAYFLREVVRSKAFLGLLILCGVGVMGVGIFPEDFGVIHFIASLTAFLFGALSAIASYRFQKPLLSYFAVVLGVTSLTALILFGLGAYLGLGKGGMERMIAYPVLLWALGFSGYLMRG from the coding sequence ATGAGGAAGGTAAATGGTAGAATAGCTGGAGCCCTAATATTCGTAGGGGTAGCCCAATTCATCCTAAGCATGTTGATTGCCGAGTGCCTTTACCCTAACTACAGCGTCTCTGAAAACTATATAAGTGACTTAGGAAGGCTAAGCGCAGCATCCGCCCCGATTTTTAACTCTTCAATAGTTATATTAGGCTTAACCGTTGTAACTGGCGCCTACTTTTTAAGGGAAGTCGTTCGAAGCAAAGCCTTCCTCGGCCTTCTAATTTTATGTGGCGTAGGGGTTATGGGGGTCGGGATATTCCCGGAGGACTTCGGCGTAATTCACTTCATAGCCTCCTTAACGGCCTTTTTATTTGGCGCGCTATCAGCCATAGCCTCCTATAGGTTTCAGAAGCCACTACTATCCTACTTTGCGGTCGTTTTAGGTGTAACTTCGTTAACAGCGTTAATTCTATTCGGGCTAGGAGCTTATTTAGGCCTTGGTAAGGGCGGAATGGAACGGATGATAGCTTACCCCGTACTATTATGGGCGTTAGGATTCAGCGGCTATTTAATGAGGGGGTGA
- a CDS encoding tautomerase family protein, with product MPIVHVYVWKGFSNEAKKKVIEGVTKVFTTLGIPMEAVEVVIHEDPMENWGVAGQQASEKFKDVKIP from the coding sequence ATGCCGATAGTTCACGTATACGTGTGGAAGGGGTTTTCGAACGAGGCTAAGAAAAAGGTGATAGAGGGCGTAACTAAGGTTTTCACTACGTTAGGTATCCCAATGGAGGCTGTTGAAGTCGTAATCCACGAGGATCCAATGGAGAATTGGGGGGTAGCCGGACAGCAAGCTAGCGAAAAGTTCAAAGACGTAAAAATACCGTAG
- a CDS encoding metallophosphoesterase family protein: MKLLVLSDAHGNIFWVRRALNYLERLDVDAITYSGDSLDEEIVLELAKAKVPVFAVPGNMDSVVELEASERVGISVHGKVASFKGYVFTGVGAVNFNLAEKTVRDELGKRLHNPGRLILVTHFPPKGTRADVAFYRVHIGSLTVKRLIEDFKPVLCACGHVHESRAIDTLGETLIVNPGPVKHGFGALVDLDGKKAELVEID; this comes from the coding sequence TTGAAGCTGTTAGTATTATCCGATGCGCATGGAAACATATTCTGGGTTAGGAGGGCTTTAAACTACCTTGAAAGGCTGGACGTAGACGCTATAACATACTCGGGCGATTCCTTAGACGAAGAGATCGTCCTCGAACTCGCTAAGGCGAAGGTACCGGTTTTCGCCGTACCGGGTAATATGGATAGCGTAGTTGAACTGGAAGCTAGTGAAAGGGTTGGGATAAGCGTTCACGGGAAGGTTGCTTCCTTTAAGGGCTACGTGTTTACGGGTGTTGGAGCCGTAAACTTTAACTTGGCTGAGAAAACCGTGAGGGATGAACTCGGGAAAAGGCTTCATAATCCTGGGAGGCTAATCCTAGTTACGCATTTCCCTCCTAAAGGTACTAGGGCTGATGTAGCTTTCTATAGGGTTCATATCGGTAGCTTAACCGTTAAACGGTTGATAGAAGACTTTAAACCGGTACTTTGTGCCTGCGGCCACGTACATGAAAGTAGGGCTATCGATACTCTAGGCGAAACCCTTATCGTTAACCCTGGACCAGTAAAGCATGGTTTTGGAGCGCTCGTAGACCTAGACGGGAAGAAAGCCGAACTCGTGGAAATCGATTAG